A portion of the Rhinopithecus roxellana isolate Shanxi Qingling chromosome 21, ASM756505v1, whole genome shotgun sequence genome contains these proteins:
- the RNF138 gene encoding E3 ubiquitin-protein ligase RNF138 isoform X3, which yields MRESGAHCPLCRGNVTRRERACPERALDLENIMRKFSGSCRCCAKQIKFYRMRHHYKSCKKYQDEYGVSSIIPNFQISQDSVGNSNRSETSTSDNTETYQENTSSSGHPTFKCPLCQESNFTRQRLLDHCNSNHLFQIVPVTCPICVSLPWGDPSQITRNFVSHLNQRHQFDYGEFVNLQLDEETQYQTAVEESFQVNI from the exons ATGAGGGAAAGCGGAGCACATTGTCCCCTGTGTCGTGGAAATGTGACTAGAAGAGAGAGAGCGTGTCCTGAACGGGCCTTAGACCTTGAAAATATAATGCGGAAGTTTTCTGGTAGCTGCAGATGCTGTGCAAAACAG attaaatTCTATCGCATGAGACATCATTACAAATCTTGTAAGAAGTATCAGGATGAATATGGTGTTTCTTCTATCATTCCAAACTTTCAGATCTCTCAAGATTCAGTAGGGAACAG CAATAGGAGTGAAACATCCACATCTGATAACACAGAAACTTACCAAGAGAATACAAG ttCTTCTGGTCATCCTACTTTTAAGTGTCCCCTGTGTCAAGAATCAAATTTTACCAGACAGCGTTTACTGGATCACTGTAACAGTAATCACCTATTTCAGATAGTTCCTGTG ACATGTCCTATTTGTGTGTCTCTTCCTTGGGGAGATCCTAGCCAGATTACCAGAAATTTTGTTAGTCATCTAAATCAGAGACATCAGTTTGATTATGGAGAATTTGTG AATCTTCAGCTAGATGAAGAAACCCAGTATCAAACTGCTGTTGAAGAATCTTTTCAAGTAAACATCTGA